The following proteins are co-located in the Pyxicephalus adspersus chromosome Z, UCB_Pads_2.0, whole genome shotgun sequence genome:
- the LOC140343507 gene encoding G-protein coupled receptor 4-like, whose amino-acid sequence MPNETNCTFPKDYEAILFPIIYSSVFVVGLLGNLTAIGVIVQLIKKKNILGVYLANLCVSDLLYIFTLPAWIVYTAKEDWVFGTLSCKIVGFFFNSNLYSTIAFLSCIATDRFFAMVFPIRSRTIRSMRKAMMTCVGVWLIILGSHSYFLSRNDLFTSIQNVNLCYEKYPMEQWMAHLNYFRIFVVFLIPLVLLVFSYCSIILMIQRTSTFEPEQKRRVTGLLFSMITIFVICYLPYHVVLFIRSYVSDYNYSSCDIERQIRPAYRVSFTLTSLSSALDPFINIFVSDGVKRDLMVELRAIYFCSFYRRKREKSKMGRYHFECNDAAKDNGLLCTHQTKVQTKF is encoded by the coding sequence ATGCCTAACGAAACAAATTGTACGTTCCCAAAAGATTATGAAGCCATCCTCTTTCCCATCATCTACAGCAGCGTTTTCGTGGTGGGATTGTTGGGTAACCTGACAGCGATTGGAGTTATTGTCCAGTTAATCAAAAAGAAGAATATCTTGGGTGTCTATCTGGCCAATCTTTGTGTGTCGGACCTCCTGTACATCTTCACTCTCCCTGCATGGATAGTCTACACCGCCAAAGAGGACTGGGTCTTCGGGACTCTAAGCTGTAAAATTGTGGGCTTTTTCTTCAACTCCAACCTTTACTCCACAATTGCCTTTCTCAGCTGTATAGCCACAGATCGTTTTTTTGCCATGGTATTTCCAATACGATCACGGACCATTCGGAGTATGAGAAAAGCGATGATGACTTGCGTTGGAGTTTGGTTAATCATCCTGGGCTCTCACTCCTATTTCTTGAGTAGAAACGACCTGTTTACCTCTATCCAAAATGTGAATTTGTGCTATGAGAAGTACCCCATGGAGCAGTGGATGGCTCATCTTAATTATTTTCGTATATTTGTGGTTTTCCTTATCCCATTAGTCCTTCTTGTTTTTTCTTACTGTTCCATCATCCTGATGATACAGCGTACCTCTACCTTTGAACCAGAGCAAAAAAGGAGGGTGACCGGCCTTCTTTTTTCCATGATTACTATTTTTGTCATCTGCTACCTCCCCTACCATGTTGTCCTTTTTATCCGCTCATATGTGAGTGACTATAATTATAGCAGCTGTGACATAGAACGACAAATTCGACCAGCATATCGGGTCTCGTTTACCCTCACCAGTCTCAGCAGTGCCCTAGACCCTTTTATTAATATCTTTGTTAGTGATGGAGTGAAGCGGGACCTTATGGTGGAACTGCGAGCAATCTATTTCTGTTCGTTTTACCGacgtaaaagagaaaaaagtaaaatgggaCGCTATCATTTTGAGTGTAATGATGCTGCAAAGGACAATGGACTTTTGTGCACACACCAAACCAAAGTACAGACAAAGTTTTAG